Proteins found in one Epinephelus fuscoguttatus linkage group LG4, E.fuscoguttatus.final_Chr_v1 genomic segment:
- the LOC125887300 gene encoding uncharacterized protein LOC125887300, whose translation MEQECVTGLYQSLGLSVGAQFSSKDVSLLYRKVFHIPSNNDEAHVAMQKIAGGDNSWSCVGENVLDVLLEMEREREKKEKLYWDLQLLNAGNLNTFNGTDEPLIIDPHVLDCLHHSTDPNTYKKVVGKKELFGSVRGVKRIKKAARQCWARLASEGVQSILPSPWQSQSLAVRGQAWGCVSLSDVLLLVEVKYDVVTHLLYTEMLQEHYTLSIWETLLPWQQCKEEEGLGDLAEEALESGDMLGLAELPGAFRIYRPCLKNCPESWSAVSLLNDSHTFRQQERDALTVLGKRLDRESLRLLCLYISLATLRAQRENMSYGALLAARQSWETWPHVTSPCRAEHAALWLHDDKEEQKKDFSSVSVSPQQQAVLQLLVLTQEQERKHLVKLANGVSVEDLQEPGCTVPAKEDNHQQAAFRSGCIKKLRQIHASLQTPNETQTPLKQTSFQAQPQVQAHISSNPAMWYQHQLQDSSLLLLTQLMELQEVQASALLPALIDKSAQWLHALRDEYASELQAPRYTNLLHLISDTPLTSLTPYPELTENSSSEQITAQSCRSGLDDAQNGTGGPAEAPTVDSIRGAGRELNVVQPAERTDVCAGCGVVMEDLPYLEILCVSDATSNTHQSLAADGEAQEEEVGSTTKSPQSYEKQGSLIALAWSKPPEDDTDCEAAVRGTGQRQGVQPSDTSSTAGHTQSEETSGESDREEMKPTGHPCSTAGQLTLEERAADQPGEREPECDLQTHALVAETVQDLHAHLLVDPAEMKQHAGDFCFELTHETANADREVLGEEMCPTATESELWDLRGPDSAHAEALKYNTSATVDCGPAKREATLMERERTTEPVSALERERTMRNLVDMQRKVEQRQQRDRERQLLRVQERLSIIQNRKAEEDLLGLKHTDRLRHLTQDLPQEDKNQQKTVVRERLEQLRRERSYVMQSKRDRNTAGFKELLGPVALHSRDTDDGAD comes from the exons ATGGAGCAG GAGTGTGTCACCGGTCTGTACCAATCCCTGGGACTGTCTGTCGGAGCTCAGTTTTCCTCTAAGGATGTGAGCCTGCTCTACCGCAAAGTGTTTCATATCCCCTCCAACAATGATGAGGCACATGTGGCCATGCAGAAG ATTGCAGGAGGTGATAACAGTTGGTCCTGTGttggtgaaaatgtgttggatGTTCTCCTGGAAATGGAAAGGGAGAgggaaaagaaggagaag CTCTACTGggacctccagctgctaaatgctGGAAATCTCAACACTTTCAATGGGACGGATGAACCACTTATCATCGATCCTCATGTGCTGGATTGCCTCCACCACAGCACAGACCCAAATACTTACAAAAAagtggtggggaaaaaagagcTGTTTGGGAGTGTGAGAGGAGTGAAGAGGATCAAGAAGGCAGCTAGGCAGTGCTGGGCCAG ACTGGCATCAGAGGGTGTGCAGAGTATATTGCCCTCTCCCTGGCAGAGCCAAAGCCTAGCAGTTAGAGGTCAGGCCTGGGGCTGTGTCTCCCTGTCAGACGTCCTCCTCCTGGTGGAAGTCAAGTACGATGTTGTGACCCACTTGCTTTACACAGAAATGCTACAGGAGCACTACA CTCTGAGTATCTGGGAGACCctgctgccatggcaacaatGTAAGGAAGAGGAGGGGCTGGGGGATCTTGCAGAAGAGGCTCTGGAGTCAGGTGACATGCTTGGTTTGGCTGAGCTGCCAGGAGCATTCAGGATATACAG GCCCTGCCTGAAAAACTGTCCTGAGTCTTGGTCTGCCGTTTCACTTCTGAATGATTCACACACGTTTCGTCAACAAGAAAGGGACGCACTAACAGTCCTGGGCAAGAG GCTGGACAGAGAGAGCCTGAGACTGTTGTGTCTGTACATCAGTTTGGCAACTCTCAGAGCTCAGAGAGAAAACATGTCCTACGGCGCTCTTCTGGCAGCTCGGCAGTCCTGGGAGACATG GCCACATGTGACGAGTCCCTGCAGAGCAGAGCACGCAGCTCTGTGGCTACATGATGACAAGGAGGAGCAAAAGAAGGACTTCTCTTCTGTCTCAGTATCACCACAGCAG CAGGCAGTGCTGCAGTTGCTGGTGCTGACTcaggagcaggagaggaagcACCTGGTCAAGTTGGCAAATGGGGTCTCCGTAGAGGATTTGCAAGAGCCAGGTTGCACGGTGCCTGCAAAAGAGg ATAATCATCAACAAGCTGCTTTCAGAAGTGGCTGTATCAAAAAGCTGAGGCAAATCCATGCCAGTCTGCAGACACCCAATGAGACTCAAACCCCCTTAAAGCAAACAAGCTTTCAGGCACAGCCCCAAGTTCAGGCCCACATAAGCAGTAATCCAGCAATGTGGTACCAACACCAGCTGCAGGATTCTTCCCTGCTCCTCTTGACCCAGCTGATGGAGctccaggaggtccaagcttcTGCATTACTGCCAGCACTGATTGACAAG AGTGCACAGTGGCTCCACGCTCTAAGAGATGAGTATGCATCTGAACTTCAAGCACCACGCTACACCAACCTACTCCACCTGATCTCAGACACCCCTCTTACTTCACTCACTCCTTATCCAGAGTTAACCGAAAATAGCAGCAGTGAGCAAATCACAGCTCAGTCCTGCCGCAGTGGACTGGACGATGCTCAAAATGGCACCGGTGGGCCGGCTGAAGCTCCAACAGTGGATTCAATCAGAGGGGCCGGTAGAGAACTAAATGTGGTGCAACCTGCAGAGCGGACCGATGTCTGTGCAG GTTGTGGAGTGGTCATGGAAGACCTGCCCTACTTGGAGATCTTGTGTGTATCAGATGCAACAAGTAATACCCATCAGAGTCTCGCTGCAGACGGAGAAGCCCAGGAGGAAGAGGTGGGCAGTACAACAAAGAGCCCCCAGAGTTATGAAAAACAGGGCTCACTGATCGCCCTCGCTTGGAGCAAACCACCAGAGGATGACACCGACTGTGAGGCTGCAGTCAGAGGCACGGGACAGAGACAGGGTGTACAGCCAAGTGACACAAGCAGCACAGCTGggcacacacagagtgaggagACGTCaggagagagtgacagagaggagaTGAAACCCACAGGTCATCCTTGCAGCACAGCAGGACAG TTGACcttggaggagagagcagctgaTCAACCAGGGGAGAGAGAACCTGAATGTGACCTGCAAACACATGCTTTGGTAGCAGAGACCGTGCAGGATTTACACGCACATCTCTTGGTTGACCCTGCTGAGATGAAGCAGCATGCTGGTGACTTCTGCTTTGAACTGACCCATGAGACAGCTAATGCAGACAGAGAAGTGCTTGGGGAGGAAATGTGTCCAACTGCAACAGAGTCAGAGCTGTGGGATCTGAGAGGGCCTGACTCTGCCCATGCTGAGGCCCTGAAATATAATACATCAGCCACG GTTGACTGTGGCCCTGCAAAAAGGGAGGCCACACTGATGGAGAGAGAACGAACAACAGAACCAGTCTCTGCGCTGGAGAGAGAAAGGACAATGCGCAACCTGGTGGACATGCAAAGAAAGGTCGAacagaggcagcagagagacagagagagacagctgcTGAGG GTTCAGGAGCGGCTGTCGATCATCCAAAACAGGAAGGCAGAGGAAGACTTACTCggcctgaaacacacagacaggctgcGGCACCTCACACAAGATCTACCACAG GAGGATAAGAATCAGCAGAAGACAGTTGTTAGAGAGCGGCTGGAGCAGCTGAGAAGAGAGCGCTCATATGTCATGCAGTCCAAACGTGACCG GAATACTGCAGGATTTAAGGAACTCCTGGGTCCAGTAGCTCTccacagcagagacacagatgATGGAGCAGACTGA